The genomic DNA CGAACGGAGCCCCGCCCTCCGAGGCGACGCAGCCGAAAGGGGACTCCCGGAGGCGCAGCGGTTTCCGGGATCGGTTTGGATTCGTTTCCGTATGTATGATGGGGAGCGCTTAGGGGGGGGCACGGCGTGACGCTGCTGACCGATCTCATCGTCCGGAACGAGGACCGCCTGCTCGGGCAGGTCCTCTCCCTCGCCGAGACGAACGGATATTTCCGGTTCGTCCCCGGGACCCCCGAAGCGTGGCGCGCCACGCTCCGGGGGCTGTCCGGCTCCCTGCTCCAGGCGCTCCGATCCGACCCCTCGCTTCCCTCGCTCACCGCCGACGACGTGGGCCGTGACGACGGACTCTGCGCGTTCGGCGTCGTCGAGGCCCGCAAGCGCCGCCGCGAGGAGATGTCTCTCGGGATCTTCCTCGGGCTCGTCAAATATTTCCGCCAGGCGTACCTCGACCTGGTCCGGACCGCCGGGCTCCCGAGGGAGGAGGAAGAGAGGCGCCTTCGGTACATCGAGCGGTTCTTCGACCGGAACGAAATCGCCGTCTGCGTGTCGTGGACCTCGGAGAGCGTCTCGGGGCGGGTCGAGGAACTGCGGCAGGAGCACGACGAGCTCTCCCGCGTCTACAGCCTGGTGTCGACGGCCAAGAAGGAGTGGGAAGGAACGATCGACCGCGTCGACGACATGCTCTTCCTGGCCGATCCGGACCGCCGGATCCGGCGGTGCAACCGGACGTTCCGGGAGTTCGTCGGGCGGTCGTACGCGGAGATCCTCGGGCAGCCGTTTGACCGGCTCCTTTCGGAAGCAGGCGTCGAGGCGGAACTTTCCTTCGAAAGACCGGTGGAATGCTTCCACGAGCGGACCGGGGAATGGTTCGTGGTCAGCCACTATCCGTTCGGGGAGGTCTCCGGCGTCGAGACCCGGGCGACGATCGTCACGATCCATGACTCGACGGAGCGGAAGAAGGCCGCCGAGGAGCTCACGCGGAAGAATCTCCGGCTGAACGAGGCGCTCGCCGCGCTCAAGCGCAGCCAGGCCAAGGTCCTCCATCAGGAGAAGATGGCGTCGATCGGTCAGCTCGCGGCCGGTGTGGCCCACGAGATCAACAACCCGATCGGATTCATCAACAGCAACCTCTCCACCCTCGGGAAATATCTGTCGCGCCTCTCCGGGTTCCTCGCCGTCCAGTCCGAATGCATCGCCGCCGGCGCGCCGCCGGAACAGGTCGAATCGGTCCACCAGGAACAGGCCCGCCTCAAGATCGACTACATCGTGAAGGATCTCGAAGACCTGATCCGCGAGTCGCTGGAGGGGGCGGAGCGCGTGCGAAGCATCGTGGCGGACCTGAAGAGCTTCTCCCGCGTGGACGAAAGCGAATACAAGCAGGCCGACCTCAACGAGTGCCTCCGGAGCACGATCAACATCGTCTGGAACGAGATCAAGTACAAGGCGACCCTCAAAAAGGAGTTCGGGGAGATCCCGCGAACCCGCTGCTACCCCCAGCAGATGAACCAGGTCTTCATGAACCTGCTGGTCAACGCCGCGCACGCCATCGAACAGCAGGGGAGCATCACCGTCCGGTCCTGGGAGGAGGACGGGTACGTCTGCGTCTCCGTCGCCGACACGGGCCAGGGGATCCCGGAGGCGAACCTGAACCGGATCTTCGAGCCCTTCTTCACCACGAAGGAGGTCGGAAAGGGAACGGGGCTGGGCCTCAGCATCACATACGACATCGTGAAGAAGCACCATGGGGAGATCACGGTGCGGAGCGAACCCGGAAAGTGGACCGAGTTCACCGTGCGGATCCCCGTGGTGGAGGAGGTCTGACGATGGAAGAACCGATCCGCATCCTTTGTGTCGATGACGAACAGAACGTCCTTCGGTCGCTCACGCGCCTGTTTCTCGACGACCCGTACGAGATCCTGACGGCCTCCTCCGGGGCGGAGGGGCTCCTGATCCTCGATCAGTCCGGAACCGTGCCCGTCGTCGTCTCCGACTACCGGATGCCCGGGATGAACGGAGTGGAGTTCCTCAGCGAGGTGCGCAAGCGGTGGCCCGAGACGGTCCGCATCGTCCTGTCGGGATACGCGGACACCGGCGCGATCGTTTCCGCCATCAACGAGGGGCAGATCTACCGGTTCGTCGCCAAGCCGTGGAACGACGACGAGCTCCGGATCACCGTCGCCAACGCCCTCGAGCGGTACGACCTCGGGCGGAAGAACCTCGAGCTCTCGGAAGAGCTCCGGCGGAAGAACGACGAGCTGACGGCGCTCAACCGGGACCTCGAGCGGCGCGTGGTGGAGCGGACGGAAGCGCTGACCTCGCAGAACCGGCTGCTGACGGAGTCTCTCGGGATCCTCGACGACCTTCCGATGGCCGTCGTGGGGATGGACCCGCAGGGGACCGTCTTCCAGTGCAACCGGAAGGGGATGGTCTGCTTCGGAAGCCGCATCGGGCCGGTGATCGGGGCGAATCGCCGCGACGTCCTGACCGAGGCCCAGAACCGGCTGGTGGACGAGGTCCTGGAGAAGAGCCGGGCGGCAGGGAACGGGAGCGCCTCCGCCATCGACGGAAAACATCAGGCGGTCCTCGAGCGGAACCCGTACGCCCCCGACTGCGTGATTCTCATCGTGCACGAGGAGCAAGTCGGTGGATGACGCCGTCCTCCTCGTCGACGACGAGGCGAACATCCTGAACGCGCTGGCACGCCTGTTCCTGGACCGCGACGTGAAGGTCCTTCGCGCCGGGAACGGGGAGGAGGCGCTCGGGATCGTGCGGAGGGAGCCGGTGGCGGTCGTCGTCTCCGACAACCTCATGCCGGGGATGCGCGGAGTCGAGCTCCTCTCGCGGGTGCGGGACCTCTCCCCCGACACCGTGAGAGTTCTCCTGACGGGGTACGCCGACCTGCCCACCGCGATCGAGGCGATCAACCGGGGAGAGGTGTTCCGCTTTCACGTGAAGCCGTGGGTGGACGAGGAGATCGTCCACACCGTCGAGGAGGGGGTGCGGCGGTACCAGCTGGTGCGCTCCCTGCGCCACGGGGACGAAGCCGCCCTGCGCTCGATCGCCCAGACGATCGAACTGAAGGACCCGTACACCCGGGGACATTGCGACCGCGTGGCGGCGTTCGCCCTGAAAATCGCGGAGGCGCTGCGCCTCCCGGAGGGGACGCGGCGGGCGATCAAGCACGGGAGCTGGCTCCACGACTGCGGCAAGATCGGCGTGCCGGAGGCGATCCTCAATTGCCCGGGGAAGCTGTCCGCGGCGGATTTCGCGGTGGTCAAGAAGCATCCGGGGTGGGGCGCCGAAGTCGGGCGGCAGGCGAACCTCCCCGAGGAGGTCATCCACATCATCCTCTACCACCACGAACGGTTCGACGGCCGGGGGTACCCCACGGGCGCGAAGGGGACGGAGATCCCGCTCGAGGCGCGGATCGTCGCGGTGGCGGACGTCTTCGACGCCATGTCGACGGACCGCCCGTACGCCAAGGGGTACGATCGGGCGGAGGCGATGCGCGTGATGGGGGTGCTCCGGGGAGCCGCCCTCGATCCGCAACTGGTCGACATCTTCCTGGCGAGCCTCACCCAATGATCGAATACGACTCCGAAGAGCAGCGAATGGTCCTGAAGTTCGTCTACTACGGGCCCGCCCTCTCCGGGAAGACGACGAACCTGCTGCGGCTGCACGACCTGCTGGAGAAGGAAGGACGGGGGGACCTGATGGTCCTGGATACGAAGGACGACCGGACGATCTTCTTCGACCTCCTCCCCTTCTTCCTGGTCGCCCCCAGCGGGCTGAAGATCAAGGTGAAGGTGTACACCGTCCCGGGGCAGGTGCAGCACGACGCCACCCGGAAGGCGGTGCTCCAAAGGGCGGACGGCATGGCGTTCATCGCCGATTCCCGCCGGTCGGAGGCGAAGAACAACGCGGAGAGCTTCGGAAACCTCGAGCGGAATCTCTCCATCGTCGGGATCGACATCGACCAGCTCCCGCTGGTGATCCAGTACAACAAGCGCGACCTCCCCGACATCACCCCGGAGGAGGAAGTCCGCCGGGCCTGGGGGCCGACGGGATTCCCCGTCGTCCTTTCCTCGGCGCTCGAGGGGTGGGGCGTCGTGGGAACGTTCAAGACGCTGGCGGAGCGCGCCTACGACGCCCTGGACCGCCGGCACGATTTCGCCGGCAAACACGGCTTGACGCGCGAGTCGTTCGCCGGGCGGCTCGTCCGCCGGGCCGGATAACGGAGGGAGGGGATGCCGACGGACAGCGAAGGACACAAGCAGATCGTCTACTGCGTCGGCGAGGATCGGGCCCTGCGCGACGTCCTGCCCGAGTCCGAGGCCGCGGCGCTGTTGGCGGCGGCGTCCCGGGCGGGTCTTCGCGGCGTGCGCGTGGTCGACCCGGGAGGGAACGCGCTCTGGGGAGGCGGGGACGATCTCCCGCGGCCGGGAGAGGAGGACCCGCGGCGCCCCATCCTTCTCGAAGGGGAACCGGCGGGAAGCGTCGTCCTGCCCGCCGGGGCGACCCGGGGAGAGACGCAGGAGGCCCTCCTCGTCCTGCTCGCGGAAACCCTCACCGCGATGACGCACAACAACCTGAAGCGGATGCTCACCACGGAGACGCACACCGAGGTGGTGAACCGGTCGTACGAGGAGCTGTTGGCGACGAACCGGTCCCTTTCGGCGTCGGAGCAGCGGTACCGCGAGCTCGCGGAAACCCTCGAGATCAAGGTGCGGGAGCGGACGGAGGAACTCTCCCGGGCCATGGCGCGCCGGGTGCAGCAGGAGAAGATGGCCTCCGTCGGCCAGCTGGCCGCGGGGGTCGCGCACGAGATCAACAACCCCCTCGCCTTCGTCACGAGCAACCTGCGGACGCTGAAAAAGTACACGGAGCGGTTCCTCGACATCATCGCCCGGTACCAGCGGGTGTTCGAACAGGGCGGAGTGGCGCAGCAGGACCGGGACGACCTGCGCAAGCACCGGGAGGCGCTCCGGGTGGACGCCATCTCGGCGGACGCGGGGGACCTCCTCCGGCAGACGCTGGAGGGGACGGAGCGCGTACGGAAGATCGTCGCGGACCTGAAAGGGTTCTCCCATATCGACGAGGAGGGGGAAGCACCCGCGGACCTGAACCGGGAGATCGACCGCACCCTCTCGGTGATGACGCACGAAATCCCGGCGGGAGCCGTGATCGCGCGGGAGTTCTCTCCCCTCCCGGTGATCCCGTGCCGGCCGGGCGAGTTCAACCAGTTGTTCCTCGGCCTGCTCCGGAACGCGTTCCAGGCCCGGCAGGAGGGGCTTCGGATGACGATCCGCACCGGCGTGTCGGGGGACCGGATCCGCATCGCCTTCGCCGACAACGGACCGGGGGTGCCGGCCGATCTGCAGACGCGCGTCTTCGAACCGTTCTTCACCACGCGGGACGTCGGGAAGGGGAAGGGGCTGGGGCTGACCGTCGCGTACGACATCGTCACCGCGCACGGGGGAACGATCGACGTGGAGGACACCCCCGGCGGGGGGGCGACGTTCGTGCTGCAATTGCCGATCCGGGGAGGAAGCCATGACCCGATACGCTGACCTGTTCCAGAGCGCGGAGACCCCGACGGCTGCGGCCTCCCCCGGAGGAGAGCCCTCGGGAGAGACGGCGGAGCGATTCACCCTCCTGTTCGTCGACGACGAGGAGTCGGTTCTCCACGCCCTGCGCCGCATCTTCATCGAGGAAAACTACGAGATCCGCACCGCCCGGGCCGCCGAGGACGCCATCCGGGTCCTCGAGGAGGAGAAGGTCCACCTCGTCGTCACGGACCACCGGATGCCGGGGATGACCGGTGCGCAGTTCCTGCGCGAAGTCAAGAAGCGGTGGCCGGAAACGATCCGGATCATGCTCACCGGCTACGCGGACGTCCAGTCGATCCTCGGCGCGGTGAACGAGGGGGCGGTCTACAAGTTCATCACGAAACCGTGGAACGACGAGGACCTTCGCCTCTCCGTGAGCCTCGCCCTGCAGCAGTACGTCCTGCTGCAGGAGAACAAGCGGCTCCGGGAGATCGCGAAGCGGCAGCAGAGCAAGATCAAGAACTACGCGGCGCTCTTCGACGAAAACCGCGCCGTGGCGGGGAACATCCTGATCCGTTCCGGGATCGTCCGGAAGGAGGACCTGGACGAGGCGGCGAAGAGCCGGCAGCAGGGGGAGATCCTGAGCGAAACGCTCACCCGCCTCGGCGCGACCTCGGAGTCCGCCGTCGTCAAGGCGTACCAGCGGTTCCTCAACGTCGATCTGATCGACCTTCGGGAAGTTCCGATCAACCCCGAGATCGTCAAGTTCCTCCCCCGCGACCTGTGCGAGCGGAACCGGATGGTCCCGGTGGCGCTGGACGGGAAGCAGGTCACCATCGCGATGGCGGACCCCTCGGACATCGTCAAGAGCGACGGCATCGAGCAGATCACGGGGCTGAAGGTCGTTCCGCTCCTCGCCCGGCCCTCGGAGGTCCGGGAGGTGCTCCGGAAGGTGTACGGCGAGCGGTCGCCCGAGGAGTCAGTCGCCGCGCAGGAGGCGCCCCGCGACTTCGGCCTGGAGGACATCTTCGAAAAGGAGCCGATGGACGAGATCGACATCGTCATCGACGACGAAGAGAAGCCGCTGAACATCAACGAGCTGATCGGTTCCTCGAAGGTCCCCCCGATCATCCGGATCACGAACGCCATCATCTCCGAGGCGATCCGGTACAAGGCCAGCGACATCCACATCGAACCGAAGACGAAGTACACCCTCGTGCGGTACCGGATCGACGGGATCCTCCACAACAAGATCTTCGTCCCGGCGGAGCTCCACGCGGCGACGGTGTCGCGCCTGAAGATCCTCGCGAAGATGGACATCGCGGAACGGCGCAAGCCGCAAGACGGGCGGATCGGCGTCAAGGCCGGGACGCGGACGGTGGACATCCGGGTCTCGATCCTCCCCACGATCAACGGCGAAAAAGTCGTGATGCGGATCCTCGACAAGCGGGCGTCGATCCGCAAGCTCGACGAGCTGGGCGTCGACGAGGGGGACCTGAAGCGGATGACCGGCATTATCCGGAAGCCGCAGGGGATGATCATCTCCACGGGGCCGACGGGGAGCGGCAAGACGACGATGCTCTACTCGATCCTCTCGGCGATGCTGGAGAGCACCCGGAGCTTCGAGACGATCGAGGACCCGGTCGAATATTTCCTCGAGGACGCGAACCAGGTCTACGTGCAGGAGAAGACCGGAACGTCGTTCGCATCGATCCTGCGGGCCACGATGCGGCAGGATCCCGATGTGATCCTGGTGGGGGAGATCCGGACTTCGAGACGGCCGACGTGGCGTTCAAGGCGTCCCTCACGGGGCACATGGTGCTCACCACGCTCCACACGAACAACTCCGTGGCCTCCATCACCCGGATGATCGACATGGGGGTCAAGCCGTACCTGATGGCCTCCGCGCTGGAGGGGATCCTCGCCCAGCGGCTCGTGCGGAAGGTGTGCCGGCACTGCGCGGTGGAGGAGCCGGTGAACCCCGAGATGGTGACGCTGCTCAACGTCCCACCGGGGATGATCGGGGAGACCACGCACCGGGGAAAAGGATGCGACCGGTGCGGACAGACCGGGTACCTCGGGCGGACCGGCGTGTTCGAGCTGTTCGTGATGAACGACGACTTCCGCCACCACATCTGCACGGAGTACAGGGAAGCGGAGCTTCTCCAGATGGCGCGGGCCACCGGGATGAAGCTTTTGATCGAGGACGGCGTCGAGAAGGTCCGGCGGGGCGAGACCACCCTCGAGGAGTTGATCCGGGTGATCGGGCCGCAGACGCGTCACGAGCGGCGGTGCGGGCGGTGCGAGCGGATGATCGACGCGAAGTTCCCCTTCTGCCCCCACTGCGGCAGCTTCCGCCAGAACACGTGCCGGTCCTGCCGGATGCCGGTGGAGCCGGAGTGGACGCACTGCGGCTTCTGCGGGAAGGAATCGCCGACCGACACCCCGTAGCGCTCCTACGTGCCCCAGCGAGCCCGCGGCGGGACACCCGGGGTTTCGGTCACCCGGAGGAGGAAGGGGCGGCGACCCGGCATCCCGGAGAACCGCATGTCGTAAAAGGTGACTTCCGTACGCCCCTGGTTCGATACGACGCTCGCCGCGGGGAACCGGGCGAACCAGAGGTACGTCTCCACGTCGGCCAACCCGCGCACCGCGCGCACCGCCGGGACGTCGATGCCCCGCACTTCCCGCTGTTTCCATTCCAGCGTCCCCATCACGGGGTCGACCTCGGCCCGCAGGAACGTCCGCCCGTCGTCCACGAAGCCGTTCCAGGCAAAAGGGCCGGCGGGAAACGGAACGGCCCTTCTCTCCGATGCGGCCCGGTCACCCGGAAGATCCATCCCCGCCGGAGACGCCGCGGCCGGAGTCGCGAACCCGAGCCGGTCGATGGAGGGGAGCTGCACGAACGGAAGCTCCGGGAGCGCCGACGCGGTGACCACGGTGACCCCCGCCCGGACGGCGGCATCCCGCACCAGGTCCACCGCCCGTCCGTGGAGCAGCGCCGCGATCCCCACGTAGACCGCGAGAGAAGCCATCGCAACGCGCGCACGTCCCCCCCTGCCGGCCCGGGACAAGACGATCCCGGCGACGACGATGCCGGTGAAAACAAGGTCGACGACGAAGAGGAGGTCCAGCGACAGCCTGGCGTCGGAGAACGGCTGGAGAACCTGCGTCCCGTAGGCGTTCAGGAGATCGAGAACGACGTGGGAGACTTGACCGAGCAGCGCGAGCAGGAAGAGGCGCTTCGCGTCCTTGCATTTGCCGAAGTATGCGAACAGCATCGCCAGCACAAGGGAGGAAACGGAGATCCCGAGGAGGGAATGGGACAACCCGCGGTGGACGCGGAGGTACAGCTCGCTCCCCAGCAGCGACGCCGCGTTGTCGGCATCGGGGAGGACCGACCCGATCGCGACGACGCCCGTCGCGATCGCCGGGTGCTCCCCTTTCCAGTCGTCCGGAAGCGCACGCGCTACCAGCCAGCCGGTGAGGCCGTGGGTAACGGTATCCATCAGATCATCGTCCGCGGGTCGAGAATCCGTTCGATCTCGTCCGCGGTGAGAACCCCCTTTTCCGCAAGCAGC from Deltaproteobacteria bacterium CG2_30_66_27 includes the following:
- a CDS encoding two-component system response regulator, coding for MDDAVLLVDDEANILNALARLFLDRDVKVLRAGNGEEALGIVRREPVAVVVSDNLMPGMRGVELLSRVRDLSPDTVRVLLTGYADLPTAIEAINRGEVFRFHVKPWVDEEIVHTVEEGVRRYQLVRSLRHGDEAALRSIAQTIELKDPYTRGHCDRVAAFALKIAEALRLPEGTRRAIKHGSWLHDCGKIGVPEAILNCPGKLSAADFAVVKKHPGWGAEVGRQANLPEEVIHIILYHHERFDGRGYPTGAKGTEIPLEARIVAVADVFDAMSTDRPYAKGYDRAEAMRVMGVLRGAALDPQLVDIFLASLTQ
- a CDS encoding histidine kinase — its product is MPTDSEGHKQIVYCVGEDRALRDVLPESEAAALLAAASRAGLRGVRVVDPGGNALWGGGDDLPRPGEEDPRRPILLEGEPAGSVVLPAGATRGETQEALLVLLAETLTAMTHNNLKRMLTTETHTEVVNRSYEELLATNRSLSASEQRYRELAETLEIKVRERTEELSRAMARRVQQEKMASVGQLAAGVAHEINNPLAFVTSNLRTLKKYTERFLDIIARYQRVFEQGGVAQQDRDDLRKHREALRVDAISADAGDLLRQTLEGTERVRKIVADLKGFSHIDEEGEAPADLNREIDRTLSVMTHEIPAGAVIAREFSPLPVIPCRPGEFNQLFLGLLRNAFQARQEGLRMTIRTGVSGDRIRIAFADNGPGVPADLQTRVFEPFFTTRDVGKGKGLGLTVAYDIVTAHGGTIDVEDTPGGGATFVLQLPIRGGSHDPIR
- a CDS encoding GTPase — encoded protein: MIEYDSEEQRMVLKFVYYGPALSGKTTNLLRLHDLLEKEGRGDLMVLDTKDDRTIFFDLLPFFLVAPSGLKIKVKVYTVPGQVQHDATRKAVLQRADGMAFIADSRRSEAKNNAESFGNLERNLSIVGIDIDQLPLVIQYNKRDLPDITPEEEVRRAWGPTGFPVVLSSALEGWGVVGTFKTLAERAYDALDRRHDFAGKHGLTRESFAGRLVRRAG